A section of the Lathamus discolor isolate bLatDis1 chromosome 6, bLatDis1.hap1, whole genome shotgun sequence genome encodes:
- the SIRT3 gene encoding NAD-dependent protein deacetylase sirtuin-3, mitochondrial isoform X7: protein MRKKECQRVVVMAGAGISTPSGIPDFRSPGSGLYSNLEQYNIPYPEAIFELAYFFINPKPFFTLAKELYPGNYRPNYAHYFLRLLHDKGLLLRLYTQNIDGLERVAGIPPDRLVEAHGTFATASCTVCRRNFPGEHFRGDVMADRVPRCPVCTGLIKPDIVFFGEELPQRFLLHVADFPMADLLFVIGTSLEVEPFASLAGAVRGSVPRVLINRDLVGPFAWQQRHKDVAQLGDVVHGVQALVELLGWSRELQALIQKEKEKTLPGPQPAPTGPQRCAERLKSNRRAQTQRQGCLAGRVSAWPGASVVQEGRMPQPQLDAKFK from the exons ATGCGGAAGAAGGAGTGTCAGCGGGTGGTGGTgatggctggggctgggatcAGCACCCCCAGCGGCATCCCGGACTTCAG GTCCCCGGGGAGCGGGCTCTACAGTAACCTGGAGCAGTACAACATCCCCTACCCAGAGGCCATCTTTGAACTCGCCTATTTCTTTATCAACCCCAAGCCCTTTTTCACTCTGGCCAAGGAGCTCTACCCCGGCAACTACAGACCCAACTATGCCCACTACTTCCTGAGGCTGCTGCACGACAAGGGGCTCCTCCTGCGCCTCTACACCCAGAACATCGATGGGCTGGAGCGGG TTGCCGGGATCCCTCCCGACAGGCTGGTGGAAGCCCACGGCACCTTTGCCACTGCCTCTTGCACCGTGTGTCGAAGGAACTTCCCAGGAGAGCACTTCAGG GGGGACGTGATGGCAGACAGGGTCCCTCGCTGCCCCGTCTGCACCGGGCTCATCAAACCCGACATCGTGTTCTTCGGCGAGGAGCTCCCGCAGCGCTTCCTCCTGCACGTGGCCGACTTCCCCATGGCTGACCTGCTCTTCGTCATCGGGACGTCCCTGGAG GTGGAGCCCTTTGCCAGCCTGGCCGGGGCCGTGCGCGGCTCCGTTCCCCGGGTGCTCATCAACAGAGACCTCGTGGGCCCCTTTGCGTGGCAGCAGCGCCACAAGGACGTGGCCCAGCTCGGGGACGTGGTCCATGGGGTGCAGGcgctggtggagctgctgggctggagccgGGAGCTGCAGGCGCTCAtccagaaggagaaagaaaag ACCCTGCCTGGCCCGCAGCCTGCACCCACAGGGCCCCAGAGGTGTGCAGAAAGGTTAAAAAGCAACAGGAGAGCCCAAACCCAACGCCAGGGCTGCCTCGCAGGGAGGGTGAGCGCGTGGCCCGGTGCTTCAGTGGTCCAGGAGGGGAGGATGCCCCAGCCTCAG CTGGACGCCAAGTTCAAatag
- the SIRT3 gene encoding NAD-dependent protein deacetylase sirtuin-3, mitochondrial isoform X2, with protein MERGARRGLLAAAWRSLRERGPAGGPARLPLSACGPAARRIPGTRPLSLSAAAGAVLGLGRWGDDGGKQQLTLRDVAELMRKKECQRVVVMAGAGISTPSGIPDFRSPGSGLYSNLEQYNIPYPEAIFELAYFFINPKPFFTLAKELYPGNYRPNYAHYFLRLLHDKGLLLRLYTQNIDGLERVAGIPPDRLVEAHGTFATASCTVCRRNFPGEHFRGDVMADRVPRCPVCTGLIKPDIVFFGEELPQRFLLHVADFPMADLLFVIGTSLEVEPFASLAGAVRGSVPRVLINRDLVGPFAWQQRHKDVAQLGDVVHGVQALVELLGWSRELQALIQKEKEKTLPGPQPAPTGPQRCAERLKSNRRAQTQRQGCLAGRVSAWPGASVVQEGRMPQPQLDAKFK; from the exons ATGGAgcgcggggcgcggcgggggctgCTGGCGGCCG CCTGGCGGAGCCTGCGGGAGCGCGGCCCCGCggggggcccggcccggctcccgCTGAGCGCCTGCGGCCCCGCCGCTCGCAG GATCCCCGGGACAAGGCCCCTGTCCCTGTCTGCGGCCGCCGGAGCCGTCCTGGGGCTGGGCCGGTGGGGAGATGacggagggaagcagcagctcacccTGCGCGATGTGGCAGAGCTCATGCGGAAGAAGGAGTGTCAGCGGGTGGTGGTgatggctggggctgggatcAGCACCCCCAGCGGCATCCCGGACTTCAG GTCCCCGGGGAGCGGGCTCTACAGTAACCTGGAGCAGTACAACATCCCCTACCCAGAGGCCATCTTTGAACTCGCCTATTTCTTTATCAACCCCAAGCCCTTTTTCACTCTGGCCAAGGAGCTCTACCCCGGCAACTACAGACCCAACTATGCCCACTACTTCCTGAGGCTGCTGCACGACAAGGGGCTCCTCCTGCGCCTCTACACCCAGAACATCGATGGGCTGGAGCGGG TTGCCGGGATCCCTCCCGACAGGCTGGTGGAAGCCCACGGCACCTTTGCCACTGCCTCTTGCACCGTGTGTCGAAGGAACTTCCCAGGAGAGCACTTCAGG GGGGACGTGATGGCAGACAGGGTCCCTCGCTGCCCCGTCTGCACCGGGCTCATCAAACCCGACATCGTGTTCTTCGGCGAGGAGCTCCCGCAGCGCTTCCTCCTGCACGTGGCCGACTTCCCCATGGCTGACCTGCTCTTCGTCATCGGGACGTCCCTGGAG GTGGAGCCCTTTGCCAGCCTGGCCGGGGCCGTGCGCGGCTCCGTTCCCCGGGTGCTCATCAACAGAGACCTCGTGGGCCCCTTTGCGTGGCAGCAGCGCCACAAGGACGTGGCCCAGCTCGGGGACGTGGTCCATGGGGTGCAGGcgctggtggagctgctgggctggagccgGGAGCTGCAGGCGCTCAtccagaaggagaaagaaaag ACCCTGCCTGGCCCGCAGCCTGCACCCACAGGGCCCCAGAGGTGTGCAGAAAGGTTAAAAAGCAACAGGAGAGCCCAAACCCAACGCCAGGGCTGCCTCGCAGGGAGGGTGAGCGCGTGGCCCGGTGCTTCAGTGGTCCAGGAGGGGAGGATGCCCCAGCCTCAG CTGGACGCCAAGTTCAAatag
- the SIRT3 gene encoding NAD-dependent protein deacetylase sirtuin-3, mitochondrial isoform X5: MERGARRGLLAAAWRSLRERGPAGGPARLPLSACGPAARSRIPGTRPLSLSAAAGAVLGLGRWGDDGGKQQLTLRDVAELMRKKECQRVVVMAGAGISTPSGIPDFRSPGSGLYSNLEQYNIPYPEAIFELAYFFINPKPFFTLAKELYPGNYRPNYAHYFLRLLHDKGLLLRLYTQNIDGLERVAGIPPDRLVEAHGTFATASCTVCRRNFPGEHFRGDVMADRVPRCPVCTGLIKPDIVFFGEELPQRFLLHVADFPMADLLFVIGTSLEVEPFASLAGAVRGSVPRVLINRDLVGPFAWQQRHKDVAQLGDVVHGVQALVELLGWSRELQALIQKEKEKLDAKFK, encoded by the exons ATGGAgcgcggggcgcggcgggggctgCTGGCGGCCG CCTGGCGGAGCCTGCGGGAGCGCGGCCCCGCggggggcccggcccggctcccgCTGAGCGCCTGCGGCCCCGCCGCTCGCAG CAGGATCCCCGGGACAAGGCCCCTGTCCCTGTCTGCGGCCGCCGGAGCCGTCCTGGGGCTGGGCCGGTGGGGAGATGacggagggaagcagcagctcacccTGCGCGATGTGGCAGAGCTCATGCGGAAGAAGGAGTGTCAGCGGGTGGTGGTgatggctggggctgggatcAGCACCCCCAGCGGCATCCCGGACTTCAG GTCCCCGGGGAGCGGGCTCTACAGTAACCTGGAGCAGTACAACATCCCCTACCCAGAGGCCATCTTTGAACTCGCCTATTTCTTTATCAACCCCAAGCCCTTTTTCACTCTGGCCAAGGAGCTCTACCCCGGCAACTACAGACCCAACTATGCCCACTACTTCCTGAGGCTGCTGCACGACAAGGGGCTCCTCCTGCGCCTCTACACCCAGAACATCGATGGGCTGGAGCGGG TTGCCGGGATCCCTCCCGACAGGCTGGTGGAAGCCCACGGCACCTTTGCCACTGCCTCTTGCACCGTGTGTCGAAGGAACTTCCCAGGAGAGCACTTCAGG GGGGACGTGATGGCAGACAGGGTCCCTCGCTGCCCCGTCTGCACCGGGCTCATCAAACCCGACATCGTGTTCTTCGGCGAGGAGCTCCCGCAGCGCTTCCTCCTGCACGTGGCCGACTTCCCCATGGCTGACCTGCTCTTCGTCATCGGGACGTCCCTGGAG GTGGAGCCCTTTGCCAGCCTGGCCGGGGCCGTGCGCGGCTCCGTTCCCCGGGTGCTCATCAACAGAGACCTCGTGGGCCCCTTTGCGTGGCAGCAGCGCCACAAGGACGTGGCCCAGCTCGGGGACGTGGTCCATGGGGTGCAGGcgctggtggagctgctgggctggagccgGGAGCTGCAGGCGCTCAtccagaaggagaaagaaaag CTGGACGCCAAGTTCAAatag
- the SIRT3 gene encoding NAD-dependent protein deacetylase sirtuin-3, mitochondrial isoform X3, translated as MERGARRGLLAAAWRSLRERGPAGGPARLPLSACGPAARSRIPGTRPLSLSAAAGAVLGLGRWGDDGGKQQLTLRDVAELMRKKECQRVVVMAGAGISTPSGIPDFRSPGSGLYSNLEQYNIPYPEAIFELAYFFINPKPFFTLAKELYPGNYRPNYAHYFLRLLHDKGLLLRLYTQNIDGLERVAGIPPDRLVEAHGTFATASCTVCRRNFPGEHFRGDVMADRVPRCPVCTGLIKPDIVFFGEELPQRFLLHVADFPMADLLFVIGTSLEVEPFASLAGAVRGSVPRVLINRDLVGPFAWQQRHKDVAQLGDVVHGVQALVELLGWSRELQALIQKEKEKTLPGPQPAPTGPQRCAERLKSNRRAQTQRQGCLAGRLDAKFK; from the exons ATGGAgcgcggggcgcggcgggggctgCTGGCGGCCG CCTGGCGGAGCCTGCGGGAGCGCGGCCCCGCggggggcccggcccggctcccgCTGAGCGCCTGCGGCCCCGCCGCTCGCAG CAGGATCCCCGGGACAAGGCCCCTGTCCCTGTCTGCGGCCGCCGGAGCCGTCCTGGGGCTGGGCCGGTGGGGAGATGacggagggaagcagcagctcacccTGCGCGATGTGGCAGAGCTCATGCGGAAGAAGGAGTGTCAGCGGGTGGTGGTgatggctggggctgggatcAGCACCCCCAGCGGCATCCCGGACTTCAG GTCCCCGGGGAGCGGGCTCTACAGTAACCTGGAGCAGTACAACATCCCCTACCCAGAGGCCATCTTTGAACTCGCCTATTTCTTTATCAACCCCAAGCCCTTTTTCACTCTGGCCAAGGAGCTCTACCCCGGCAACTACAGACCCAACTATGCCCACTACTTCCTGAGGCTGCTGCACGACAAGGGGCTCCTCCTGCGCCTCTACACCCAGAACATCGATGGGCTGGAGCGGG TTGCCGGGATCCCTCCCGACAGGCTGGTGGAAGCCCACGGCACCTTTGCCACTGCCTCTTGCACCGTGTGTCGAAGGAACTTCCCAGGAGAGCACTTCAGG GGGGACGTGATGGCAGACAGGGTCCCTCGCTGCCCCGTCTGCACCGGGCTCATCAAACCCGACATCGTGTTCTTCGGCGAGGAGCTCCCGCAGCGCTTCCTCCTGCACGTGGCCGACTTCCCCATGGCTGACCTGCTCTTCGTCATCGGGACGTCCCTGGAG GTGGAGCCCTTTGCCAGCCTGGCCGGGGCCGTGCGCGGCTCCGTTCCCCGGGTGCTCATCAACAGAGACCTCGTGGGCCCCTTTGCGTGGCAGCAGCGCCACAAGGACGTGGCCCAGCTCGGGGACGTGGTCCATGGGGTGCAGGcgctggtggagctgctgggctggagccgGGAGCTGCAGGCGCTCAtccagaaggagaaagaaaag ACCCTGCCTGGCCCGCAGCCTGCACCCACAGGGCCCCAGAGGTGTGCAGAAAGGTTAAAAAGCAACAGGAGAGCCCAAACCCAACGCCAGGGCTGCCTCGCAGGGAGG CTGGACGCCAAGTTCAAatag
- the SIRT3 gene encoding NAD-dependent protein deacetylase sirtuin-3, mitochondrial isoform X1 has translation MERGARRGLLAAAWRSLRERGPAGGPARLPLSACGPAARSRIPGTRPLSLSAAAGAVLGLGRWGDDGGKQQLTLRDVAELMRKKECQRVVVMAGAGISTPSGIPDFRSPGSGLYSNLEQYNIPYPEAIFELAYFFINPKPFFTLAKELYPGNYRPNYAHYFLRLLHDKGLLLRLYTQNIDGLERVAGIPPDRLVEAHGTFATASCTVCRRNFPGEHFRGDVMADRVPRCPVCTGLIKPDIVFFGEELPQRFLLHVADFPMADLLFVIGTSLEVEPFASLAGAVRGSVPRVLINRDLVGPFAWQQRHKDVAQLGDVVHGVQALVELLGWSRELQALIQKEKEKTLPGPQPAPTGPQRCAERLKSNRRAQTQRQGCLAGRVSAWPGASVVQEGRMPQPQLDAKFK, from the exons ATGGAgcgcggggcgcggcgggggctgCTGGCGGCCG CCTGGCGGAGCCTGCGGGAGCGCGGCCCCGCggggggcccggcccggctcccgCTGAGCGCCTGCGGCCCCGCCGCTCGCAG CAGGATCCCCGGGACAAGGCCCCTGTCCCTGTCTGCGGCCGCCGGAGCCGTCCTGGGGCTGGGCCGGTGGGGAGATGacggagggaagcagcagctcacccTGCGCGATGTGGCAGAGCTCATGCGGAAGAAGGAGTGTCAGCGGGTGGTGGTgatggctggggctgggatcAGCACCCCCAGCGGCATCCCGGACTTCAG GTCCCCGGGGAGCGGGCTCTACAGTAACCTGGAGCAGTACAACATCCCCTACCCAGAGGCCATCTTTGAACTCGCCTATTTCTTTATCAACCCCAAGCCCTTTTTCACTCTGGCCAAGGAGCTCTACCCCGGCAACTACAGACCCAACTATGCCCACTACTTCCTGAGGCTGCTGCACGACAAGGGGCTCCTCCTGCGCCTCTACACCCAGAACATCGATGGGCTGGAGCGGG TTGCCGGGATCCCTCCCGACAGGCTGGTGGAAGCCCACGGCACCTTTGCCACTGCCTCTTGCACCGTGTGTCGAAGGAACTTCCCAGGAGAGCACTTCAGG GGGGACGTGATGGCAGACAGGGTCCCTCGCTGCCCCGTCTGCACCGGGCTCATCAAACCCGACATCGTGTTCTTCGGCGAGGAGCTCCCGCAGCGCTTCCTCCTGCACGTGGCCGACTTCCCCATGGCTGACCTGCTCTTCGTCATCGGGACGTCCCTGGAG GTGGAGCCCTTTGCCAGCCTGGCCGGGGCCGTGCGCGGCTCCGTTCCCCGGGTGCTCATCAACAGAGACCTCGTGGGCCCCTTTGCGTGGCAGCAGCGCCACAAGGACGTGGCCCAGCTCGGGGACGTGGTCCATGGGGTGCAGGcgctggtggagctgctgggctggagccgGGAGCTGCAGGCGCTCAtccagaaggagaaagaaaag ACCCTGCCTGGCCCGCAGCCTGCACCCACAGGGCCCCAGAGGTGTGCAGAAAGGTTAAAAAGCAACAGGAGAGCCCAAACCCAACGCCAGGGCTGCCTCGCAGGGAGGGTGAGCGCGTGGCCCGGTGCTTCAGTGGTCCAGGAGGGGAGGATGCCCCAGCCTCAG CTGGACGCCAAGTTCAAatag
- the SIRT3 gene encoding NAD-dependent protein deacetylase sirtuin-3, mitochondrial isoform X8, which produces MGWSGGDVMADRVPRCPVCTGLIKPDIVFFGEELPQRFLLHVADFPMADLLFVIGTSLEVEPFASLAGAVRGSVPRVLINRDLVGPFAWQQRHKDVAQLGDVVHGVQALVELLGWSRELQALIQKEKEKTLPGPQPAPTGPQRCAERLKSNRRAQTQRQGCLAGRVSAWPGASVVQEGRMPQPQLDAKFK; this is translated from the exons ATGGGCTGGAGCGGG GGGGACGTGATGGCAGACAGGGTCCCTCGCTGCCCCGTCTGCACCGGGCTCATCAAACCCGACATCGTGTTCTTCGGCGAGGAGCTCCCGCAGCGCTTCCTCCTGCACGTGGCCGACTTCCCCATGGCTGACCTGCTCTTCGTCATCGGGACGTCCCTGGAG GTGGAGCCCTTTGCCAGCCTGGCCGGGGCCGTGCGCGGCTCCGTTCCCCGGGTGCTCATCAACAGAGACCTCGTGGGCCCCTTTGCGTGGCAGCAGCGCCACAAGGACGTGGCCCAGCTCGGGGACGTGGTCCATGGGGTGCAGGcgctggtggagctgctgggctggagccgGGAGCTGCAGGCGCTCAtccagaaggagaaagaaaag ACCCTGCCTGGCCCGCAGCCTGCACCCACAGGGCCCCAGAGGTGTGCAGAAAGGTTAAAAAGCAACAGGAGAGCCCAAACCCAACGCCAGGGCTGCCTCGCAGGGAGGGTGAGCGCGTGGCCCGGTGCTTCAGTGGTCCAGGAGGGGAGGATGCCCCAGCCTCAG CTGGACGCCAAGTTCAAatag
- the SIRT3 gene encoding NAD-dependent protein deacetylase sirtuin-3, mitochondrial isoform X6 has protein sequence MAAPAPPVGVARTEAPGQFPAEPLPARALLPPVPSRIPGTRPLSLSAAAGAVLGLGRWGDDGGKQQLTLRDVAELMRKKECQRVVVMAGAGISTPSGIPDFRSPGSGLYSNLEQYNIPYPEAIFELAYFFINPKPFFTLAKELYPGNYRPNYAHYFLRLLHDKGLLLRLYTQNIDGLERVAGIPPDRLVEAHGTFATASCTVCRRNFPGEHFRGDVMADRVPRCPVCTGLIKPDIVFFGEELPQRFLLHVADFPMADLLFVIGTSLEVEPFASLAGAVRGSVPRVLINRDLVGPFAWQQRHKDVAQLGDVVHGVQALVELLGWSRELQALIQKEKEKLDAKFK, from the exons ATGGCAGCACCGGCCCCCCCGGTCGGGGTTGCACGGACGGAAGCGCCGGGGCAGTTTCCAGCTGAGCCGCTGCCAGCCCGGGCTCTGCTTCCCCCTGTTCCCAGCAGGATCCCCGGGACAAGGCCCCTGTCCCTGTCTGCGGCCGCCGGAGCCGTCCTGGGGCTGGGCCGGTGGGGAGATGacggagggaagcagcagctcacccTGCGCGATGTGGCAGAGCTCATGCGGAAGAAGGAGTGTCAGCGGGTGGTGGTgatggctggggctgggatcAGCACCCCCAGCGGCATCCCGGACTTCAG GTCCCCGGGGAGCGGGCTCTACAGTAACCTGGAGCAGTACAACATCCCCTACCCAGAGGCCATCTTTGAACTCGCCTATTTCTTTATCAACCCCAAGCCCTTTTTCACTCTGGCCAAGGAGCTCTACCCCGGCAACTACAGACCCAACTATGCCCACTACTTCCTGAGGCTGCTGCACGACAAGGGGCTCCTCCTGCGCCTCTACACCCAGAACATCGATGGGCTGGAGCGGG TTGCCGGGATCCCTCCCGACAGGCTGGTGGAAGCCCACGGCACCTTTGCCACTGCCTCTTGCACCGTGTGTCGAAGGAACTTCCCAGGAGAGCACTTCAGG GGGGACGTGATGGCAGACAGGGTCCCTCGCTGCCCCGTCTGCACCGGGCTCATCAAACCCGACATCGTGTTCTTCGGCGAGGAGCTCCCGCAGCGCTTCCTCCTGCACGTGGCCGACTTCCCCATGGCTGACCTGCTCTTCGTCATCGGGACGTCCCTGGAG GTGGAGCCCTTTGCCAGCCTGGCCGGGGCCGTGCGCGGCTCCGTTCCCCGGGTGCTCATCAACAGAGACCTCGTGGGCCCCTTTGCGTGGCAGCAGCGCCACAAGGACGTGGCCCAGCTCGGGGACGTGGTCCATGGGGTGCAGGcgctggtggagctgctgggctggagccgGGAGCTGCAGGCGCTCAtccagaaggagaaagaaaag CTGGACGCCAAGTTCAAatag
- the SIRT3 gene encoding NAD-dependent protein deacetylase sirtuin-3, mitochondrial isoform X4 yields the protein MERGARRGLLAAAWRSLRERGPAGGPARLPLSACGPAARSRIPGTRPLSLSAAAGAVLGLGRWGDDGGKQQLTLRDVAELMRKKECQRVVVMAGAGISTPSGIPDFRSPGSGLYSNLEQYNIPYPEAIFELAYFFINPKPFFTLAKELYPGNYRPNYAHYFLRLLHDKGLLLRLYTQNIDGLERVAGIPPDRLVEAHGTFATASCTVCRRNFPGEHFRGDVMADRVPRCPVCTGLIKPDIVFFGEELPQRFLLHVADFPMADLLFVIGTSLEVEPFASLAGAVRGSVPRVLINRDLVGPFAWQQRHKDVAQLGDVVHGVQALVELLGWSRELQALIQKEKEKWVFWSLEN from the exons ATGGAgcgcggggcgcggcgggggctgCTGGCGGCCG CCTGGCGGAGCCTGCGGGAGCGCGGCCCCGCggggggcccggcccggctcccgCTGAGCGCCTGCGGCCCCGCCGCTCGCAG CAGGATCCCCGGGACAAGGCCCCTGTCCCTGTCTGCGGCCGCCGGAGCCGTCCTGGGGCTGGGCCGGTGGGGAGATGacggagggaagcagcagctcacccTGCGCGATGTGGCAGAGCTCATGCGGAAGAAGGAGTGTCAGCGGGTGGTGGTgatggctggggctgggatcAGCACCCCCAGCGGCATCCCGGACTTCAG GTCCCCGGGGAGCGGGCTCTACAGTAACCTGGAGCAGTACAACATCCCCTACCCAGAGGCCATCTTTGAACTCGCCTATTTCTTTATCAACCCCAAGCCCTTTTTCACTCTGGCCAAGGAGCTCTACCCCGGCAACTACAGACCCAACTATGCCCACTACTTCCTGAGGCTGCTGCACGACAAGGGGCTCCTCCTGCGCCTCTACACCCAGAACATCGATGGGCTGGAGCGGG TTGCCGGGATCCCTCCCGACAGGCTGGTGGAAGCCCACGGCACCTTTGCCACTGCCTCTTGCACCGTGTGTCGAAGGAACTTCCCAGGAGAGCACTTCAGG GGGGACGTGATGGCAGACAGGGTCCCTCGCTGCCCCGTCTGCACCGGGCTCATCAAACCCGACATCGTGTTCTTCGGCGAGGAGCTCCCGCAGCGCTTCCTCCTGCACGTGGCCGACTTCCCCATGGCTGACCTGCTCTTCGTCATCGGGACGTCCCTGGAG GTGGAGCCCTTTGCCAGCCTGGCCGGGGCCGTGCGCGGCTCCGTTCCCCGGGTGCTCATCAACAGAGACCTCGTGGGCCCCTTTGCGTGGCAGCAGCGCCACAAGGACGTGGCCCAGCTCGGGGACGTGGTCCATGGGGTGCAGGcgctggtggagctgctgggctggagccgGGAGCTGCAGGCGCTCAtccagaaggagaaagaaaag TGGGTTTTCTGGTCACTGGAGAATTAA